A segment of the Panacibacter ginsenosidivorans genome:
GCCGGAAGTATGAGGTTTAGTTGCGCTGTGTCAGATATAAGATCCTCTTTCAGAGCAACCATAAATTCTCTCTCTTTTGATTTGTTCACGTTGTATTCCCGAAAATTCTCTGCAATAAAGCCGAGAGTTACTGCGAGAAATATCATTAAAAATTCAAGAAAATATTCTTTCCATTTTTTTGGTTTATGATGCAGATCGGGGTGATGATGTACTTCCATATTTTCAGTCTCTTGATTTGGATTAATAATCTCCGTGTCTTTAGTAGGAATAATTTCGCCTGAAACATTTTCTGATTGAGTGTTTGTCAGCTTATCTAAATGTTCTTCGTCTGTATTGTTTGTCATTTACTGTTAGTTGGTCAAATTTTTAGAGTGTTCAATCGCATGCCGCACAACGAACAGGTATTGACGAAGTGACCCGTCCTGAAAAAAGTTGACTGATTTTGGTGAATAATCCTGTTAATGGTTGACTAAGATAATACATCCTGAATAAGGTTGAGTAATGAAGTTGTTTACCTGTGTGTTGGCAAAAATATTTTCGTGCCCTCTACAGCTAAGAAAATATTTTTTGTGCGCTGGCTTATCAGGTTGGTTGCATGGTTACCTCCTTTTGTTTTGTGTTGTTTTGATAATAGTTTTTCCATCTTCTTATCTGTGGTCCTTTTTGTGTATGCACCTCAGCAGGTATTTGCCAATTTAAACTGCTGTGTCTTCTTCTGTAGTTGTAAATAGTAATGCATCTTGTGATGTGTATGGAAGCAGCATCGATATCATGATAATAACTGCTGATGAGTTCGGTTTTCAGAATACCATTTACTCTTTCTGCAATAGCATTTTCCAATGGGTCTCCATTGTTGGTCATTGATATTAATGCATGATGTTGCTGCAATAATTTTACATACTCTGTACTGCAATATTGTATGCCTCTGTCACTATGGTGTATCACTATTGCTTCAGGTGGCTTTTGATCTAATGCTTTCTTTAAAGCAACTGCTGCACTGCTCACTTTCATATCATCACTTACATGAAAACCAACGATCTTTCTGGAGTACGCATCTGTTATCAAAAACAAATAAGCAAACCGCTCTTTGAGTGGTATGTAAGTAATATCGGCTACCCAAAGTTCATGAGCCTTTAGTGGAGTAAAATCCTTTACCAGATTGGGATAGCGGTAAAAGTGGTGTTTACTGTTGGTGGTATGAACACTACGTTTGGTTCTTCTTACCAATAGCTTGTTTTGTTTCAGCAGGTCAAAGAATTTATCTCTTCCCATATGAAGATTGTGTTGCTCAAAAAAAGACTGAAGCATGATGAATAATTTTCTTCCGACGCATCTGGGCTGATGCTTTCTTATATGATCAATCTGTTCCAGTATCAGCTGTTCATGATACTGTTGATGGAACTGTTTTTTATTATGCTTATGATAAGCCTGTGCAGAATAGCCCAACAGTTTACATAGTTGTTGTAAACTAATATTACCATGTATCTTTTTTACTGCTTTTACTGTTGGGCACCAGGCTTTTTTCTGATAGAGATATTGAGGTCTTTCTCTGCAATATTGATCATGGTATCTAAAGCTTCTGCGCGTAGCTTTTCCCATTGAAGCTGCTTCTCCAGTGCAGCTATTTTTTGCTGCAATGCTTCTGCAGATTGTAATTGTTCTGAAGTGAGTTTTTTCTTTGAACTGTTCATGCTGCTGGTGGAATAGGTTGACTGCTTTTCTGTGGGCGGCAAGTTATGTATTCCCTGGTGAATAAGCACCCATTTGCAAATGGTTGTTCTGCTGATTCCATACTTTGCTGCTAACTTCCTGAAGCCGCAGCCTTGCGTTAAATACTCCGCAATAATCTGTTCTTTTAAGTCCATAATTTGGTTGATTTTTAGTCAACCTATTTCTGTACAACATTCATCTAATTAACTAATAGTGAAGTTCTTTCAAAAAGCCTTTTCAGTTCATTCCCATTTAGGTGAAGTGCCCCGATCTTTCTTTCAATTTGTTTTAGATGATTGATTTTATGTTTTTCATTATTCATTATAATTTCATTTTTCTTATACGGTTGAAGTTTAGTAATCATATTCCATATAATGATCGCCAGCTTTCTGGCAGTAGCGGTAATGGCTGCCACCCGTCCTTTTCTGAAGGCAACTCTTTTGAAGAAGGGTGTTAAGTCGTGATCTTTCTGGTTGCCAATAGAGTTAGCTGCCTGCCTTAATGCTACAGCAATGTAGTTTCTCCCTTTCGTAGTGCTATTGCCAATAATTTTGCCACCACTTACTTTGTTATTAGGTACTAATCTTAGCCAAGCCGCAAAACTCTTTGCAGATGAAAATTTATGAATATCATGACCCATGTTTGTCAGCAAGCAAAGAACAGTAGTGTGACTAATTCCCTGTATAGCAAATAAATCTGTACCAAAATATTGATATGCAATTTTTGAAACATTAAATGCAGGAGCGTGTTTTCTATTTTTTTTATTGGTTACCTTAAATTCTTTTTTTTCCTGACTGCGAACCGTGTGTTGTGGAAGATGTTTTATTAGTACCTGTTCTATTGTTTTATCACAATCAACGAGTGCTTTTTCATAAAGCTTATAAAACTCCAGCGCTGCTTTTAGTTCATATAGCAATTCATCGCGCCACCAGCCTCTTAATGAATCAGCAATTTCTTCTTTTGACTTTTTAACTCTTATGTCAACCAAAGATGCAAGATATTCGGGATCCCTATTGCCCGCCAATATGGCTTCAATAATGTTCAAGCCAGATTTTCCTGCAACATCCCTGATAGCAATATCCAACCTAATATTCATAAGCCTCAGAGCCTTCTGAATTTTATGAATATATAAGGCTGCCTGTTCTATCAAATGTTGACGATGATAATAGTATGTACGCAGTTCTTGTAAAACATTGCTTAAAAGAAAACTTCCTGATAACAGACCTAAAGAATGTAATTTTTGTATCCACATACAATCAATAACATCAGTCTTACGACCCTTAACGTTTTTTGTTTGATTACCGCCAACCAGCAATACTTCAAAGCCTTCAGCTTGTAACGCATCGAAAAGTGTTTGCCAATAAGTTCCGGTACTTTCCATTGCTACAGTAGTAATACCATGTGCATGCAAGTACTCAATCATTTGCAGATGATCTTTCGTGTACACCCCAAACTCACGTACATTCTCCTTATCCTGGTCGATGGCTACCATATGGCTTCTTGAACCAACATCTATTCCCGCAGCCTTGACATTAATGATTTGAAGTGTTAATTCTTTTTGTTCCATTTGATGTTTTTTTATTATGAAAAAACCTTCAGGGAACGTCTGAATAATAAAATTTTTTCTGTTCGGGATTCCATTATGGATCACCATTTAATTCAAGAGATGCTTCTACTTTAGCAGAAGTATCAACATTCCAGCCTTGATTTCAGGAGGGACTATAAGTTCCTTTTAGCTTTAGAAGGCTTGCTTCTGAAGGAACATCAAATTTACTGTAAAGCAGGCTGCAAGTTGTACTGGTTATTCAACCGTTTATACGGTCTTGAGATTTCAGGACGAGACAATTTGTTGCTAATTGTTTCAACGTCCAGCCCTGCTATTGCAAATATTTTTGTTGTGCGTTCGTATTTCTATTCTTCGTCGTCTGCCGTGTTCCTTATTTTATCTTGTTCGCCGTCAAGTCGAAGTAATGCCCCTTGCTTACTTTTTATATCACCCTTTAAAATAACTTTCTTTTTGTCAATTGTCACGTTAACACCAATGTCAGATGTATCATCGTCATCACTCCAATTTTCGAATACTTCATATGTCACACCATTGTTGGAAAACGAGATATTGTAATCTCCAAAACCTGCATTTGCTTTACCACCAAATCTTTTTACGCCATAAAGCTTGAAAACTTTCCATGAAGTCTTGTCAAGTTTTTGCGGATACTCCAATTCTACTTTCTCCTTTGTCCCAAATCTATAAACCAAATAGTCTCCCTGCTTATCCTTGCATAGAGAAACTATCTTTTTGTTTTTTGTCAGCAGAAAGCTGAATATAATTTCTTCATTGCCTTTACAAAGTCTGTCAGAAAGTGAGTTGGAAGTGAAACTCGTCGTAATAGTTAAAAGTCCTGTAAGTAGAGATAGTAATTTCATACGCAATGTCATATAATATGACGCACAACACTAAAATATACGACACTTTCCACACCTCCAAATTTTTATTCATACTGTAAATCAAATTTTTAGTATTCGCTTTTTTGTATTGATAGTGTCGTCAATACAATTTTCAACTTCCGGTTTTAAACGTTTAAAAACGGTTATCAAAAAATGAGATACATGCTGCTATATTTTACGAACGTACAAGTGAGTGACACAACAGCCGGCGCCACGAAGAACCATTGCCTGTAACCAAAGAGATCAAATGAGATCGTGTATGCTATCTTTTAATTTTTGTATGTCGCCTTCTGTGCAATCTATATAACTATAGATGCTCATGATGAGTGGCATATTGGCGTCGTTGTAAAAGTTAATGGTTTTGATAACGGGTTGTTTGGTACGGTACTCCTTTGCTTTGGCGCATTGAAATTCATCCCAGCAAACATCTGAGGCGCTGTATTGTGGTGAAAGAATGCATATAACCGACTTTGAATTTTGTATAGCATCTGAAATAAGCTTTATCCATAAGCCACCTGTTGGAATAGTTGTTTTATCATAAAAGATATTTAATTGTGGTTGCTTCTCCAGCATTGCCTGTACAAAGAGTTGTACTTCGGTTGCCTGTTTATGAGAATAGCTGATAAAAAAATCATATCCTTTTTTTTGATCCTGCTGTTGAGGTGCTTTTGTTGCCGGCTCCGCAGCAGGGAATGGTTGCGGCATAGGAGCAGCAGGTGCCACCGGCGATTCTTTGGCTGCAAGCTCTTTCATTTCATTTTCTACAATAACCATGGTTGCTGTGCCGGGTACTTGTGTTTGGTTTTTTATTTCAAACATTTTCCAGGCATCTGTTGCACTGATATTACCTTCCTGTGCTGACCTTTTTAATTCATACTGTTGTTTGGCTTTTATAAAAATGGGCAATGCAGTTGCTACCTGTTCATCATTGCGTAATACCAGTTTTATGCAATTGAGTGGTAAGCCGCTTTCGAGCCAGAAAAGAGCGGCGTCTAAAATAGCAGGCAGCATTTTCTCCATGGGCACTCTTTGATTGCCGCTTGCCAGTACCGGCATGGCGATAACATTATTTTGTTTATCGTAAGCAAAAGTGTTGATGCAACGAAAAATATTGGGTACCAGTTTTTCTTTCTCATCACCGGCTGGAGGTTCGAAACAAAGTATTCTTTTGAAATTAAATTGTGCCTGCTGTTGAGGCAGCAATGGTTTTGAAAGCCAGCAATTAAGATTAGCCAGCAGGTCTATCTCTTTATCTTTTGCGAGATCAGCAACAACAATTCCATTGTTGTATAAAGCAGACATTAGTGTTTGCGGATCAGCAGTGCTGTAATCATTTGGGTAGGCAGAGATAACAAGGATATCTGCGGTGTGTTCTTTTGGTATAGCAGTAAGATCGCCCTGCAGCAATTGAATGCTGGTATCTGCATTTTCACGGGCAATTGTTATTTGTGAAAGAAGAATCATAAGTGTTTAATTACAATATGTGTATCCCTTTTTTTTATAATTCCCGTCTTACTTAACCAGATCATTAATCATTGTATCAATCCATGCAACATCATCTGAATTCATTTCTTCTTTTTGTTTTTTTATTCTTTTAAGACTGTCGAGCGTTGATGCAATCTCCCATGGATAATGTTTGGAAGCTTTGGCAGATTCGAGATAAATCATGGCTGCATCTTTATTACTTCTGAGTACTTCCAGTTCCATTCCTGAAGCCTGCGCCCAGTAATCATTTGGCTGCTGTTGCACCCTGCGCTCTATTGAATAAGAAACAAGGGGCAGGTATTTATTATACAGATCGTTATCTGATTGTGTAATAAATAAAAGGTTAAGTAAGTTGATGCCCGGATAATAATCTGAAGGCCCTGCATCAAAACCATCCTGGTAAGCCTTGATTGCTTTTTTCAACAGGCCTTTCGCCGTTAATTCATCATAACCTTGTAGCTGGGCTGCTTTTTTCTTGTAAACACTGCCCAGCAGGCCATTGGTCTCAGGATGTTTGCCAAATTTATTTTGCGCCAGCAATAATATTTTTTCAGCCTTATCAAATTCGCCGCACTGATTATATGCATGCGCCAGCTGCTGATGGAGAATCATATTCATCCCGAATTGTTTGGGCGGCATGCGGCTGATAAGGCTGATACTTTCTTTGTTGGCACTCATTGCCCGGTATGCAAAAAGCAACGTACTGACTACAGGAAATTCTTCTACCTGTATAATGCCTAAACTTGTTTCAACGGCTTTTATATTATCGAAGCATTGTTGCTTTGCTGCCTGGCACGCTTTTATTTTTTCTGTATCATTTTTATAAGCTGCATATTTTTCCTGGAGACTGTTATCGAGCCATTCATCTACATTATCCTGCACCGTTTCTATCATTCCCTGGCTCTCTGCAGCCCACTTTTTAAATATCTCAGATCTTGCTTTTAAAGTTTCCAGGTCAGGAAAAGGGAATTCATCAATGGTTTGTTTTACCGGGCTGTCCGGTGTGGGATCATTTATATCATTACTGCTGAGTAATGCTGCCAATGCATCTATTTTTTCCTGCAGGCTATCAATAGACATTTCATTTTTTTCTTTATCAAATGCATAGCGGTACATGACTGTTCTAATCAATGCAACATCAAAAGGCAAGGGTCCCATTCCTTCATCGCAAATGACGATTGTTGTATAGGGTCTTATGGCATGCCGCATACCCAATTCATAAAAAACATTGGCATTGAATGTTGTCATGTCAGTAATAGAAAATTCACAAAACATGATGCGTTCATACATTGGTTTATGAATAATGCCGCCAGCCTGTTCTTCATAAGCTATTATTGGCAGCAATTCTGCTTTTAGAATAGCAGGCTTTATTAATGAATCGTAGATGAATTTAAAATCGAATTCTCTTCCTTTGGCATCAGTCTTTTTTCCAAAAGGCATTATTACAAAGCATTGTTGTTGCATAAGCGATCATAGTTTAAATGTATCAGCAAAATGTTCATCTTTTACTTCTTTTGCTGCACACTTGCTTCCAATATCATAGAGTTCAAACCTGCTGTCTGCATTGCTCATTTCAACAAGACCATCTATTTCTTTCTGCGTATAAGTTTTATTCATTAATGGGTTTAATGTATCTGCGTCAAGCCATGTATTGTAACGCAGATAGGTAAGCAGTCCGCCATCTTTTTTTACATTGCCTATATAATCATTTTCCAGTTTGCCGATCTCTCCGTCTATTTCCCATGCAGTTGGTGAATTGGAGAACCATTGCAGTAATATCTGGTTGTTCCAGCTGGCATCCTGCATAAACATATCTGGTAGCTGTTGTGCCCATTTAAGAATATTATTTTTCTTCACATTCTCCGGAATTTCTTTCCACCTGCTCATGCCCGTGCCTACAGATACCAGTAATAAATTATCAGCACCCCATTTCCATTTAAAAGGAAAGCCCTGTAAAGTTGCAACCATCAATAGTTGCATTGAAGCGTTATTATGCATGCTTACACCGCCATCTACGAATGCTGCCTGGCTTAAGCCCCCACCCACATCAATTATTTGCGGCAGAAAATAAGAAGGCGCTGCAGAGCTTGCCCTTACTGCCTTCCAGAGCGGTATGTCTTTATTCATTCCATCCGCACTATTGTAATACCTCCCGCCGGGATGGTTAATGAGCGGCCATACACTGTTAGTGTCTGCACGTTTTGCAACAATACATAAACCTGTTTTTATGCGATCTGCGTCACCAAGCGTGATGTCTCCAAAAACTTTTTGCAGTTGTTCTTCCAAAGGCTTTTCGTTGTATGCTGCTTTTATAAGATCATCTATCTGAAATATTTTCCACCACTTGTATTTCTTCGCAAATATTTGTGCACCAAGATCCATGTACATATTCTTTATTTCATCCACACTCATACCAATGGCAAGGCAGGAAGCAATGATAGAGCCGGTGCTGGTGCCGCCAATAAGATCAAAATAATCACTCAGCCTGAAATTTTTATCATTGCCATTTTGTTTGCGCAAAATATTTTCTATGCGCTGCAGATAGCCAAGTGATAATGCGCCGCGGATACCACCGCCATCTAATGCAAGCATACGTTTTGGAGCAGTTTTGTTGGATAAATGTTCCTGGAGTGTCATGGTGTTTTAATTTATTTGTAAGCAATACGGACATATAAATTACAGATGTTTTTCAGTGATAAGAAATTTTTTTATGGGCCCGGCTGCACTAATGCTTGTGATCGCCTGTTGCGTCGCACACTTGTACATTATAAAATTCGAATGGGCAATCAACAGTAATAAAGAACAATAAAAAGAGTAATTAAGATCTTTGGATCAGTAACTTTTTAATTAAGCTTAAAATATATTCTAATAACCTATGTAAAATATTAATCATTAAGGCAGGATTATATAATTTAAAGATTTATTTATATCTTGCCCTCTGTACAACCTGTATGCCTGTTAAAACAACGTAGACCCTGGAAAGTATTCATATCAAACTTTGTCTGCACTCGTTGTCAACGGTATCTCAATTTGTACTTGGTTTAATTTTTGTAGTTAGAAATTGCTGATACATTGCTATTGATTATTGCACCCTCTTTTTCCTATCCAATATACCTCTTGTTTTTTGAACGTTAGATAAAGTATCTGATAAAATTGCAATGACCTTTTGAATGTACTTGGCATTTTTTAATACAAAACTTTTTGATGACTATGGCGGTAGTCCGTCTATATGTACTTTTACTAAAATAATAACTGCGAAAACAGTACCCTGTTGTTGCTTTATATACTAATAATCCTTAACTAAAAGTTTTTAAACGAAATTTTTATGAAAAAAACTCTATGTAATGTATTGTTATTAATACTTTATTGTTCAACACCTTTATTCCTGCATGCACAACAAAAACCAAATGTAATTTTTATTGGTATTGATGATCTGGGTACCGTATTCGATGCTTATGGCAATGCAGATGTTCCCTGCCCCAATTTTGCACGCATGGCACAACATGGCACCATGTTCAGGCGTGTTTATTGCCAGTATGCCCTATGCAGCCCCAGCCGTGCTTCTTTATTAAGCGGCAAAAGACCAAACTCTACCGGTGTAATTAATAATGGTACAAGTATCCGCACCAACCTTGGAGCTGATTATAAGTTTTTACCTGAGTATTTTCAAAGTAATGGGTACTATACCGGAAAATTTGGTAAAATGACTTGTGGGCATGAAGAAGAAATTGCCTGGAATTATGTGTATGATAGTGCTATAGGCGATGGAATACAAAATATAGGAGGTACCCCCCATTGGTGGATCGATACTTTACACAAGAGTACCATGAGTAACAACTACGGATTATTTGTAAGCAGTATGATACAAAAAATGAGAGAACCAAGAAGTAACCCTTATTTTTTTGGATTGGGGATCGGGGTGCATAATGAATTTACTCCAAACCTTGCTGCATGGAATAAAATAGGTGATAATACAGTGCAGCAACTTTTACCGGTTGATATTGATACAACGTATACCAATGTTTATGGTAATGGATCAGCAAACATTACTCTGCCAAATACTCCTGCCAATGATCAGGATGATATACCTGCTCCTGCTTTAAAAAACCTCCAGGTATATCCAACAGATGTATGGAAAAATATACGCCATGCGTATTACGGTGAAATTATCCAGGAAGATTCATTACTAGGTGTGGTGTTAGATGAGCTTGACAGAACAAACGCGTGGCAAAATACTGTTGTGGTATTCTGGAGCGACCATGGTATCCAAACGGGCGAACATAATGGATTATGGTTTAAACAAACATTATTTGAAGGGGCACTTCGTGTGCCAATGGTTATTTGTGCACCAGGAAAATCTAAAGGTCTTATTCATGAGAGCCCCGTTGAATTAGTAGATATTTATTCAACACTCTCAGAGTTGTGTGGATTGCCGGTACCTGCTGGTCAGGAAGGATCAAGCCTTGTGCCTGTTTTAGAAAAACCAAATATACCATGGAAAAAAGCCGCTTTTGCACAAGTAAGGAGAGTTGACAGGCAAGGCAGCAGTGATACAACGCTTTCAGATGCTGTAAGAACAACGCAATATCATTATAACTCATGGGGAACAGCAGGGGAAGAACTATATGATGATCTCAATGATCCCGATGAATTTACGAACCTGGTTACAAATGCCGCTTATGCAAGTGTTTTAGATTCAATGCGAACATTGCTTGCCAATAACTGGCAGGGAGCTTTGCCACCAGTCTATACAAAGAGAACCTTTTACAGGGATAGCGATAGAGACAATTATGGTACAAGATTAGACACGGTTATTGCTTATTTTGCACCTGCAGGATATATAACAACACCCGGTGATTGTAATGATAATAATGCAAAAATAAACCCTGGCGCAGCAGAGAAATCATGTAATGGTATAGATGATAACTGTAATGGCAGCGTTGATGAAAATAACCCTGTTCCAACGGTTACAGCTTCGGGGAGTCTTGATATTTGTACCACAGGCTCCGTTACCTTAACTACTAATGCGGGGAAAAATCTTACCTACCAATGGCGGAAAAATAGTGTAAATATTGCTGGCGCTACGGCAATATCTTATACCGCAACCTCTGCCGGCAACTATACTGTTATTGTTACCAATACAAAGAAGAATTGTTCTGGCACTTCAGCAACTACTAAGGTTACCAATTCCTGTGTTACAGGTTTAAATAGTGCAATTGCATCTTCTGTTATTACCACATCCCCTGTTAAACTTTCGGTTTATCCTAACCCTTCAAAGGGCAGTATTGCTGTTACCTGCAGCAGCAGTACAAATACTGTTCAGTTAAAGGTTTTTGATATAACGGGGAGAGCCGTATATATGAAGCAAGAGCAAAATGGAAAAGCAGTTAACACATTAAATCTTAATCTCTCAAATCTCAGGTCAGGCATGTATTATTTGGAAGTAAATGATGGAGGATTAAAACAACGGACGATGTTTGTAATAGCAAGATAATGTTGATGTGAAGAATTTTAAAGGCCGCTATGCTAAATGTAGCGGCCTTTTATTTTTCAGAAAACAATATAATATACCGAACACCTGCACCTCTATTAAACTTTTGTTGCGTCGCACTCTTGTACTGAAAAGCAGCTATTAGCCTGAAGCTGAGAGTAATTGTGTTTTGTTAGAAGCCCAAATAGTTTTGAACGTACAAGTGAGTGACACAATAGTCGATGCCACACGGTTCAAAAGCCGGCAACCAAAAGAAAAACCTTCAAATCTTGGCAGTAAAGCATTTAATCCCTACTTTTGCCGCCCATTTCCCGTATGGCTCTACAAGGGTCCCGAATGTTTCGGGAACGCCGGCAGGGAGTAATCGATAAGATTATTAAATATGCCAAAAGTAAAAACAAACTCCAGCGCAAAGAAGCGCTTTAAGGTGACAGGCACAGGCGAGATCACCTTTCAGAAAGCATTTAAACGTCACATTCTTACAAAAAAATCAAAAAAACGCAAAAGGGCCCTTAGAAAAGATGGTGTTGTTGGCGCCGCTAACAAGGATTTTGTTATGCGTTTATTACGTTTAAAGTAAAACGCATTTAACCGGAAACAAAATTTAAAATCATCATTTTGGAACAGAAAAGTCTGCAATCCAAGATCTAAAATAACTACATTATGCCTCGTTCAAAAAATGCCGTTGCTTCAAGGGCAAGAAGAAAAAGAATACTTAAGCAGGCCAAAGGTTTTTATGGCAAGCGTAAGAATGTATATACCGTTGCGAAGAACATCGTTGAAAAAGGTCAGACCTACAGCTATGTTGGCCGTAAATTGAAAAAACGTGAATACCGCCAGTTGTGGATTGCACGTATCAATGCTGCTGTAAGAGAAGAAGGAATTACTTATAGTGAATTCATCAATAAGCTTAGCGTAAAGGGTTTGGATATTAACCGAAAAATGCTGGCTGATCTTGCTATGAACGAACCTGCAAGCTTTAAAGCATTGGTTGCATCAGTTAAGTAAATGAAATAATTTATATCATATAAAACCGGGTGGTCAATGGCTCCCGGTTTTTTTTATGTTGTGATAATTTCAAACGATTATTTTTGTGCGTTCAAATTTTCTTTTTACAATATAACTAACCCGAAGGGATGAACAATTCTTACACCTCACTGGTGAAGCAAACCTTCCACTTTCCGCAGGAAGACTTTGATATTGGAGACGATAACTACCTTGAGTTTAACGGGCTTGACCTGAAAGCTTTGATTGAGAAATATGGTACGCCCATGAAACTTAGTTATTTACCCAAGATAGGTATGCAGATAAACAAGGCTAAAAAGATGTTTGCAGATGCTATGAAAAAGCACAAATACGAAGGCAAATATTTTTATTGTTATTGTACCAAGAGTTCGCATTTCTCTTTTGTGGTAGAAGAAGCGCTGAAACATGAAATTCATTTAGAGACCTCTTATGCTTATGACATTGAGATTATCAATAAGCTATACCAGCGCAGGAAGATCAATAAAGATATTTTTATTATCTGCAACGGATTTAAGCAGAAAGGTTACACCTCAAGAATTGCAAAACTCATTAATTCAGGTTTCAAAAATGTAATACCTGTTTTGGACAATAAAGATGAGTTACAGGCCTATAAGCGCAGCGTAAAGCAACCATTTAAACTGGGAATCAGAATAGCTGCTGAGGAAGAACCAACGTTTCCTTTTTATACTTCAAGACTTGGCATAAGAGCGAAAGATATATTGGAATTTTATGTTGACAATATTGAAGGTTATGAAGATAAGTTCCAGTTAAAGATGTTGCACATCTTTTTGAACAAAGGTATTAAAGACGATATCTATTACTGGAGCGAGTTAAACAAGATCATTAACCTTTATTGCCAGCTAAAAAAGATATGCCCCGAACTTGATTCAATAAATATTGGCGGTGGTTTTCCCATAAAACATTCACTTGGCTTTGAATATGATTACCAGTTCATGATCAACGAGATTGTTGGCAACATAAAAAAAGCGTGCAAAAAAGCGAATGTGCAAATGCCAAATATTTATACAGAATTTGGCAGCTACACTGTTGGCGAAAGTATGGCGCACATCTATAGCGTAATTGCGCAAAAAGTGCAGAACGACCGCGAAACCTGGTACATGATCGATTCTTCTTTCATTACAACTTTGCCGGATACATGGGGCATAGGAGAGAAGTTTCTAATGCTGCCTATTAACAAATGGGAAAATGAGTACCAACGCGTAGTGCTTGGTGGCATTACATGTGATAGTCATGATTACTACGATTCGGAAGAGCACATTAATGAAGTGTTTCTGCCAAAAATTTCAGAAGGTAATGGCATGACTCAGCCATACGGCATAAGCAATACAAGCACCGACAATAAGGAGCCACTTTACGTTGGGTTCTTTCATACAGGCGCTTACCAGGATCAGATCAGTGGTTACGGTGGTATAAAACATTGCCTTATTCCATCGCCAAAACATATCATTGTTGGTCACGACAAAAATGGGAAGCTTGTAGATTGGGTGTATGCAAAAGAACAAACTGCACAAAGCATGTTAAAGATACTCGGCTATATGTAAATTTATTTTTATGATACCGGCAAAGGTTCTCATGGCATCTTCGTTGCGTCGCAATCCGTTCATCTGAAGTGCTTCTGGCATCATGAGTTTAAACACAAATTCCTTAAAATAATTTTCGAAGTCATCTGTTTAC
Coding sequences within it:
- a CDS encoding TRAFs-binding domain-containing protein; the encoded protein is MQQQCFVIMPFGKKTDAKGREFDFKFIYDSLIKPAILKAELLPIIAYEEQAGGIIHKPMYERIMFCEFSITDMTTFNANVFYELGMRHAIRPYTTIVICDEGMGPLPFDVALIRTVMYRYAFDKEKNEMSIDSLQEKIDALAALLSSNDINDPTPDSPVKQTIDEFPFPDLETLKARSEIFKKWAAESQGMIETVQDNVDEWLDNSLQEKYAAYKNDTEKIKACQAAKQQCFDNIKAVETSLGIIQVEEFPVVSTLLFAYRAMSANKESISLISRMPPKQFGMNMILHQQLAHAYNQCGEFDKAEKILLLAQNKFGKHPETNGLLGSVYKKKAAQLQGYDELTAKGLLKKAIKAYQDGFDAGPSDYYPGINLLNLLFITQSDNDLYNKYLPLVSYSIERRVQQQPNDYWAQASGMELEVLRSNKDAAMIYLESAKASKHYPWEIASTLDSLKRIKKQKEEMNSDDVAWIDTMINDLVK
- a CDS encoding IS110 family transposase encodes the protein MEQKELTLQIINVKAAGIDVGSRSHMVAIDQDKENVREFGVYTKDHLQMIEYLHAHGITTVAMESTGTYWQTLFDALQAEGFEVLLVGGNQTKNVKGRKTDVIDCMWIQKLHSLGLLSGSFLLSNVLQELRTYYYHRQHLIEQAALYIHKIQKALRLMNIRLDIAIRDVAGKSGLNIIEAILAGNRDPEYLASLVDIRVKKSKEEIADSLRGWWRDELLYELKAALEFYKLYEKALVDCDKTIEQVLIKHLPQHTVRSQEKKEFKVTNKKNRKHAPAFNVSKIAYQYFGTDLFAIQGISHTTVLCLLTNMGHDIHKFSSAKSFAAWLRLVPNNKVSGGKIIGNSTTKGRNYIAVALRQAANSIGNQKDHDLTPFFKRVAFRKGRVAAITATARKLAIIIWNMITKLQPYKKNEIIMNNEKHKINHLKQIERKIGALHLNGNELKRLFERTSLLVN
- a CDS encoding IS3 family transposase; this encodes MGKATRRSFRYHDQYCRERPQYLYQKKAWCPTVKAVKKIHGNISLQQLCKLLGYSAQAYHKHNKKQFHQQYHEQLILEQIDHIRKHQPRCVGRKLFIMLQSFFEQHNLHMGRDKFFDLLKQNKLLVRRTKRSVHTTNSKHHFYRYPNLVKDFTPLKAHELWVADITYIPLKERFAYLFLITDAYSRKIVGFHVSDDMKVSSAAVALKKALDQKPPEAIVIHHSDRGIQYCSTEYVKLLQQHHALISMTNNGDPLENAIAERVNGILKTELISSYYHDIDAASIHITRCITIYNYRRRHSSLNWQIPAEVHTQKGPQIRRWKNYYQNNTKQKEVTMQPT
- a CDS encoding transposase, which produces MDLKEQIIAEYLTQGCGFRKLAAKYGISRTTICKWVLIHQGIHNLPPTEKQSTYSTSSMNSSKKKLTSEQLQSAEALQQKIAALEKQLQWEKLRAEALDTMINIAEKDLNISIRKKPGAQQ
- a CDS encoding toll/interleukin-1 receptor domain-containing protein; its protein translation is MILLSQITIARENADTSIQLLQGDLTAIPKEHTADILVISAYPNDYSTADPQTLMSALYNNGIVVADLAKDKEIDLLANLNCWLSKPLLPQQQAQFNFKRILCFEPPAGDEKEKLVPNIFRCINTFAYDKQNNVIAMPVLASGNQRVPMEKMLPAILDAALFWLESGLPLNCIKLVLRNDEQVATALPIFIKAKQQYELKRSAQEGNISATDAWKMFEIKNQTQVPGTATMVIVENEMKELAAKESPVAPAAPMPQPFPAAEPATKAPQQQDQKKGYDFFISYSHKQATEVQLFVQAMLEKQPQLNIFYDKTTIPTGGLWIKLISDAIQNSKSVICILSPQYSASDVCWDEFQCAKAKEYRTKQPVIKTINFYNDANMPLIMSIYSYIDCTEGDIQKLKDSIHDLI